The following proteins are encoded in a genomic region of Streptomyces sp. SLBN-31:
- a CDS encoding SRPBCC domain-containing protein: MQRVLTAPCSVVFRALTQPEELAKWWGPDGFTTPRVGSDLRPGGGYRIAMQPPEGDLFYLVGEFLEVDPPERLSYTFRWEDPDPEDRETVVTLSLRDIDGTSAELVFTQGDFATERRQALHEEGWTQALNKLVELMSSAASP; encoded by the coding sequence ATGCAGCGTGTTCTCACCGCGCCATGCTCAGTCGTATTCCGAGCCTTGACCCAACCAGAGGAACTGGCCAAGTGGTGGGGCCCTGACGGGTTCACCACCCCGAGGGTGGGAAGCGACCTTCGGCCAGGAGGCGGTTATCGGATCGCGATGCAGCCTCCGGAAGGCGATCTGTTCTACCTGGTAGGGGAATTCCTTGAGGTCGACCCTCCGGAACGCCTGTCCTACACCTTCCGATGGGAGGACCCCGATCCCGAGGATCGGGAGACGGTGGTGACGCTGTCGCTTCGCGATATCGACGGTACGTCGGCGGAGTTGGTCTTCACCCAGGGTGACTTCGCCACTGAGCGACGACAAGCTCTCCACGAGGAAGGCTGGACTCAGGCTCTCAACAAGCTGGTAGAGCTGATGTCGTCCGCTGCGTCGCCTTAG
- a CDS encoding ABC transporter substrate-binding protein: protein MLPLLASTLAACGSGEGSGPLTLNWYNFPDDSGALQKAADRCSQASHGRYRISYNKLPRAADGQRQQLVRRLAAHDDSLDIVGLDVTWGAEFAEAGWIREWTGAAKQRATAGTLRVPLQTSTWKNKLYAVPYNTNTQLLWYRKDLVPTPPKTWAEMLDMARNLSRQGKPHYVEIQGAQYEGLTVWFNTLINSAGGSILNPTATKPSLGAPAVRAAGIMRDLAHSAAADPSLSNQMEDENRLAMEAGGAAFELNYPFVYPSMKANNPALFKNFRWAPYPRVDANRPARPTIGGIDLAVSAYSRHPRQAFEAALCLRNRENQLTAALVGGLPPTLRELYDERPFIKAYPFAKDVLASLESASVRPLTPAYQNVSIAVSHTLSPPSGIKPESSVNTISGQIDDALQSKGVIP, encoded by the coding sequence GTGCTGCCCCTGCTGGCGTCGACGCTCGCTGCGTGCGGCAGCGGGGAGGGGTCCGGCCCACTCACCTTGAACTGGTACAACTTCCCCGACGACTCCGGTGCACTCCAGAAGGCGGCCGACCGGTGCAGTCAGGCCTCGCACGGCCGCTACAGGATCAGCTACAACAAGCTCCCGCGTGCCGCCGACGGCCAGCGTCAGCAGCTTGTCCGCAGGCTTGCGGCCCACGACGACTCGCTCGACATCGTAGGCCTGGACGTCACCTGGGGGGCGGAGTTCGCCGAGGCTGGCTGGATCCGCGAGTGGACCGGCGCGGCGAAGCAGCGGGCCACCGCGGGCACCCTGCGCGTACCGCTGCAGACCTCGACCTGGAAGAACAAGTTGTACGCCGTCCCGTACAACACCAACACCCAACTTCTTTGGTATCGCAAGGACCTGGTACCCACCCCGCCCAAGACCTGGGCCGAGATGCTGGACATGGCCCGTAACCTCTCTCGGCAGGGCAAGCCGCACTATGTGGAGATCCAGGGTGCTCAGTACGAGGGCCTGACCGTATGGTTCAACACGCTGATCAATAGCGCGGGTGGCTCCATCCTCAATCCGACGGCGACGAAGCCCTCCCTCGGTGCGCCCGCCGTGCGGGCCGCCGGGATCATGCGCGACCTGGCGCACTCTGCGGCCGCGGATCCCTCTCTCTCCAACCAGATGGAGGACGAGAACCGTCTCGCCATGGAGGCCGGGGGTGCCGCGTTCGAACTCAACTATCCGTTCGTCTATCCGTCGATGAAGGCCAACAATCCGGCACTGTTCAAGAACTTCCGCTGGGCGCCGTACCCCAGGGTCGACGCGAACCGCCCGGCACGGCCGACCATCGGCGGCATCGACCTGGCCGTGAGCGCCTACTCGCGCCACCCCCGACAGGCATTCGAGGCCGCCCTGTGTCTGCGCAACCGGGAGAACCAGCTCACCGCCGCGCTCGTGGGCGGCCTGCCCCCCACCTTGCGTGAACTGTACGACGAGCGGCCGTTCATCAAGGCGTATCCGTTCGCCAAGGATGTGCTGGCCTCCCTGGAGTCGGCGAGCGTTCGCCCGCTCACCCCCGCCTACCAGAACGTGTCGATCGCCGTGTCCCACACCCTGTCCCCGCCCTCCGGAATCAAGCCCGAAAGCTCGGTCAACACCATCAGCGGCCAGATCGACGATGCTCTGCAATCCAAGGGAGTGATCCCGTGA
- a CDS encoding carbohydrate ABC transporter permease, producing MSMQAEPAGAPPPPEAKQSAQDQAALSAGARQERRLGWLLCSPAVAVMVAVTAYPIGYAVYLSLQRYDLRFPGQAKFVGLSNYGAVLSSPFWWQAFWVTLFIAGVSVAIELVLGMGLALVMHRTIFGRGSVRTAALIPYGIVTVVAAFSWQYAWTPQLGYLAGLLPSGSAPLTHQWSALWLIVLAEVWKTTPFMALLLLAGLALVPEETLKAAMVDGATARQRFFKVVLPLMKPAILVALLFRTLDAFRIFDNIYILTSGAHETGSVSILGYDNLFTALNLGIGSTISVLIFISVGIIAFAFVKLFGAAAPGAEVKR from the coding sequence ATGAGTATGCAGGCAGAACCGGCCGGAGCTCCGCCACCCCCTGAGGCGAAACAGTCGGCGCAGGACCAGGCGGCGCTCTCGGCCGGCGCCAGGCAGGAGCGGCGGCTGGGCTGGCTGCTCTGCTCGCCGGCTGTGGCCGTCATGGTCGCCGTGACCGCGTACCCGATCGGATACGCCGTCTACCTGTCCCTGCAGCGCTACGACCTGCGCTTTCCAGGGCAGGCGAAGTTTGTGGGCCTGAGCAACTACGGTGCGGTACTGTCCTCCCCGTTCTGGTGGCAGGCCTTCTGGGTGACACTCTTCATCGCCGGCGTGTCCGTGGCCATCGAACTGGTCCTCGGCATGGGGCTCGCTCTGGTGATGCACCGCACCATCTTCGGTCGCGGCTCCGTACGCACCGCGGCCCTCATTCCCTATGGCATCGTCACCGTTGTCGCCGCCTTCTCCTGGCAGTACGCCTGGACCCCGCAGCTCGGTTACCTCGCGGGGCTGCTGCCGAGCGGATCGGCCCCGCTGACCCACCAGTGGTCCGCCCTGTGGTTGATCGTGCTCGCCGAGGTGTGGAAGACGACCCCGTTCATGGCCCTCCTCCTGCTCGCGGGCCTCGCGCTGGTGCCTGAGGAAACCCTGAAGGCGGCCATGGTGGATGGCGCCACCGCCCGGCAGCGGTTCTTCAAGGTCGTCCTGCCGCTGATGAAACCGGCCATCCTGGTGGCGCTGCTCTTCCGCACGCTGGACGCGTTCCGGATCTTCGACAACATCTACATCCTGACCTCGGGCGCCCACGAGACGGGCTCCGTGTCCATCCTCGGTTACGACAATCTCTTCACCGCGCTCAACCTGGGCATCGGTTCGACGATCTCGGTCCTGATCTTCATCTCAGTCGGGATCATCGCCTTCGCCTTCGTCAAGCTCTTCGGCGCGGCCGCACCTGGGGCGGAGGTGAAGCGCTGA
- a CDS encoding carbohydrate ABC transporter permease, with protein MATVGKTHAARWGVINVVVVLYALFPVWWIAALSFKDPSTLTDGNYIPTQWTWENYRGIFKTSEFTRALINSIGIALISTVIAVVLGTMAAYAVARLRFPGKRVLIGMSLLIAMFPPISLVSPLFNIERIVGIFDTWVGLIIPYMTFSLPLAIYTLSAFFREIPWDLEKAAKVDGATPAQAFRLVIAPLAAPGVFTTAILVFIFCWNDFLFAISLTSTRAARTVPAAIAFFTGSSQFQQPTGSIAAAAVVITIPIIIFVLFFQRRIVAGLTSGAVKG; from the coding sequence ATGGCCACCGTGGGAAAGACGCACGCCGCCCGCTGGGGTGTCATCAACGTCGTGGTGGTGCTGTACGCCCTGTTCCCGGTGTGGTGGATCGCCGCGCTGTCGTTCAAGGACCCCAGCACCCTCACCGACGGCAATTACATTCCCACTCAATGGACCTGGGAGAACTACCGGGGCATCTTCAAGACTTCCGAATTCACCCGAGCACTGATCAACTCGATCGGTATCGCACTGATCTCCACGGTGATCGCGGTGGTGTTGGGCACCATGGCCGCCTACGCGGTGGCCAGGCTGCGATTCCCGGGCAAGCGGGTTCTCATCGGCATGTCGCTGCTGATCGCCATGTTCCCCCCGATCTCCCTGGTGTCCCCGCTGTTCAACATCGAACGCATCGTGGGCATCTTCGACACATGGGTGGGACTGATCATCCCCTACATGACCTTCTCCCTGCCGCTGGCGATCTACACCCTGTCGGCGTTCTTCCGGGAGATCCCGTGGGACCTGGAGAAAGCCGCCAAGGTGGACGGGGCCACCCCCGCGCAGGCCTTCCGGCTGGTCATCGCGCCGCTGGCAGCCCCGGGCGTGTTCACCACGGCCATCCTCGTCTTCATCTTCTGCTGGAACGACTTCCTGTTCGCCATCTCGCTGACCTCCACCCGCGCCGCGCGCACGGTGCCCGCCGCGATCGCGTTCTTCACCGGGAGTTCGCAGTTCCAGCAGCCCACCGGGTCGATCGCCGCCGCCGCGGTGGTGATCACCATTCCGATCATCATTTTCGTTCTGTTCTTCCAGCGGCGGATCGTCGCCGGACTGACCTCCGGGGCGGTCAAGGGGTGA
- a CDS encoding ABC transporter ATP-binding protein translates to MAEITLERVSKRFPDGSLAVKDVDLDIADGEFVILVGPSGCGKSTTLNMIAGLEDITEGTLRIGGQVVNQLAPKERDVAMVFQSYALYPHMSVRENMGFPLRLAKVDKTTINSKVEEAARILDLTEHLDRKPANLSGGQRQRVAMGRAIVRDPKAFLMDEPLSNLDAKLRVQMRTQISRLQRRLGTTTVYVTHDQTEAMTLGDRVVVMRQGLVQQIGTPAQLYDLPRNLFVAGFIGSPAMNFMNATLEGGMLRSPFGDLPLEDRTRQALERQNAPRDVIVGLRPEAFEDATLSTQQGRRGPVFTATVDVLESLGSDVYVYFTAEGGSATTAELEELAADSGMSDTGAEVQQIVARLDAASRAREGAPVELLVDMAKAHVFDPATGANLTHPESEA, encoded by the coding sequence ATGGCCGAGATCACCCTCGAGCGAGTAAGCAAGCGTTTTCCCGACGGATCCCTTGCCGTGAAGGACGTGGACCTCGACATCGCCGACGGCGAGTTCGTGATCCTTGTCGGTCCTTCGGGTTGCGGCAAGTCCACCACCCTGAACATGATCGCCGGGCTCGAGGACATTACCGAGGGCACCCTGCGCATCGGTGGCCAGGTCGTCAACCAACTCGCTCCCAAGGAGCGCGACGTGGCCATGGTATTCCAGAGCTACGCGCTGTACCCGCACATGAGCGTGCGCGAGAACATGGGCTTCCCGCTGCGGCTGGCGAAGGTGGACAAGACCACCATCAATTCCAAGGTCGAGGAGGCCGCGCGAATTCTCGACCTCACCGAGCACCTGGACCGCAAACCCGCAAATCTCTCCGGTGGCCAGCGCCAGCGGGTGGCCATGGGGCGTGCGATCGTCCGCGACCCCAAGGCGTTCCTGATGGACGAGCCACTGTCCAACCTGGACGCGAAACTCCGGGTGCAGATGCGCACCCAGATCTCCCGCCTGCAACGGCGACTCGGCACCACCACCGTGTACGTCACCCACGACCAGACAGAGGCGATGACCCTCGGCGACCGGGTTGTCGTGATGCGGCAGGGCCTGGTCCAGCAGATCGGCACGCCCGCACAGCTCTACGACCTGCCGCGCAACCTCTTCGTGGCCGGCTTCATCGGCTCGCCGGCGATGAACTTCATGAACGCCACCCTGGAGGGCGGCATGCTGCGCTCGCCCTTCGGCGATCTGCCCCTCGAGGACCGTACGAGGCAGGCACTGGAACGGCAGAACGCGCCCCGCGATGTCATCGTCGGCCTCCGGCCCGAGGCCTTCGAGGACGCGACTCTGTCGACCCAACAAGGCCGGCGCGGCCCCGTCTTCACCGCCACCGTGGATGTACTGGAGTCGTTGGGCTCCGATGTGTACGTGTACTTCACCGCGGAGGGCGGGTCCGCGACGACCGCCGAACTGGAGGAACTGGCGGCCGACTCGGGTATGAGTGACACCGGAGCGGAGGTCCAGCAGATCGTGGCCCGCCTGGACGCCGCCTCGCGCGCCCGTGAGGGCGCGCCGGTGGAGTTGCTGGTCGACATGGCCAAGGCGCACGTGTTCGACCCGGCGACCGGAGCGAACCTGACCCACCCGGAGAGCGAAGCCTGA
- a CDS encoding DUF5994 family protein, giving the protein MSTALQPPQSSQPVLRLRLAPRRELPRPIDGAWWPRSYDLLAELPHLLAGLPREWGHISSVTVSGATWSAVPGRMLVANQVVRLHRAPGASAPRTVVLLAPGQGRWDLLVVPPDTTEEAAEPLMSAAAGSPLTGSVTTAAGVAQQLTGVLTRALVGRPPHAPSAGPGDAKRSR; this is encoded by the coding sequence ATGAGCACCGCACTGCAACCCCCGCAGTCCTCCCAACCCGTCCTGCGCCTGCGCCTGGCCCCCCGCAGGGAGCTCCCCCGGCCCATCGACGGCGCGTGGTGGCCGCGTTCGTACGACCTGCTCGCCGAACTTCCGCACCTGCTCGCCGGACTGCCGCGTGAGTGGGGCCACATCTCCAGCGTCACGGTCAGCGGGGCGACGTGGTCCGCGGTGCCCGGACGGATGCTCGTCGCCAACCAGGTCGTACGACTGCACAGGGCACCGGGGGCTTCCGCCCCGCGCACCGTCGTCCTGCTCGCCCCGGGCCAGGGGCGTTGGGACCTGCTGGTCGTGCCGCCGGACACCACCGAGGAGGCCGCGGAACCGCTCATGTCGGCCGCCGCGGGCTCACCCCTGACCGGGTCCGTCACCACGGCTGCAGGGGTGGCTCAACAGCTCACCGGGGTACTGACACGCGCGCTGGTGGGCCGGCCGCCGCATGCTCCGTCGGCCGGACCGGGCGACGCGAAACGCTCCCGTTGA
- a CDS encoding DUF5994 family protein — MPDSDIPRVHKLLPDTLHQLVRPGMAVVRLETTHERQGVLDGAWWPRSRDIAAELPALITALTEHLGPVTRIGLDAAAWERLPTRLIVDDHVVHIDSFPVGDDTVLVTRGDQDLFSLLVVPPHATPEAASAAMTEAVRADNVSQAAQILIDTGTGEVGPET, encoded by the coding sequence GTGCCCGACTCCGACATCCCACGTGTGCACAAGCTCCTGCCGGACACGCTCCACCAACTGGTGAGGCCCGGGATGGCGGTCGTACGGCTGGAGACGACACATGAGCGGCAGGGCGTTTTGGACGGGGCATGGTGGCCGCGATCCCGTGACATCGCCGCCGAGCTGCCGGCCCTGATCACCGCTCTGACCGAGCATCTCGGGCCGGTCACGCGCATCGGCCTGGACGCCGCCGCCTGGGAGCGACTGCCGACCCGACTGATCGTCGACGACCACGTGGTCCACATCGACTCCTTCCCGGTCGGCGACGACACCGTCCTCGTCACCAGGGGCGACCAAGACCTCTTCTCCCTCCTCGTGGTCCCGCCGCACGCGACGCCCGAGGCGGCAAGCGCGGCGATGACCGAAGCAGTACGCGCCGACAACGTGTCCCAGGCCGCACAGATCCTCATCGACACGGGCACCGGCGAGGTGGGTCCGGAGACCTGA
- a CDS encoding antibiotic biosynthesis monooxygenase family protein, which produces MSHSLASKTSTDEPVTVIKTYTVPTDEADRFTVVYQENARIMAAQPGFLRSRLHRPLDEGPETRFVHIAEWTSGTALDKATENPEWHASLQRMFDDPDLHITSEPASYRVVVELHPS; this is translated from the coding sequence ATGAGCCATTCCCTCGCGTCGAAGACCAGCACCGACGAGCCTGTCACCGTCATCAAGACCTACACCGTGCCGACGGACGAAGCCGACCGCTTCACCGTCGTGTACCAGGAGAACGCCCGAATCATGGCGGCCCAGCCCGGCTTCCTCCGCTCCCGCCTGCACCGTCCCCTCGATGAAGGCCCGGAGACCCGCTTCGTCCACATCGCGGAGTGGACGTCGGGGACCGCCCTCGACAAAGCCACCGAGAATCCCGAGTGGCATGCCTCGCTGCAGCGCATGTTCGACGACCCCGACCTGCACATCACCTCGGAACCGGCGAGCTACCGCGTCGTCGTCGAACTCCACCCCTCCTGA
- a CDS encoding N-acetylmuramoyl-L-alanine amidase — protein MFLPLRSITLHRRKRAVGVPVGIAVSALVAGSLLTLPGHALADDPSATADSRQQALLAAAEEFDIPSSVLLALSHQESAWEGHGALPSTDGGYGPMNLTDVTPTMLAGGAAGAAGRADLDSLAADPALHTLRQAAELTGLSVKSLREDDTANIRGGAALLASYEKELVGATPVDPSQWYGAVARYSQAKQKQAAASFADRVFRTIRSGASATTQDGQRVRLSAVPSVDPAREQINSLRLKTSSTAAATECPTTVDCTFVAGSPVGRQVADRPTNGIRIDTIVIHDLESTYDAGVAGLANPTSPAATHYVMSSSGTVTQMVPTKDIAFHAGNYSTHLHSIGIEHEGYAAHGAAWYTEAQYQATADLVKYLAERFDIPLDRQHIARHDNVAGPNSALVSGMHWDPGYAWDWNHFMSLLDAPVSGVSEVPQPGSVVSIKPSFADNVQTLQICPSDDPTGQTTTCIEQQHPTNFVNLHTAPSETTPLFGDQSIHGTAPGTDRVNDWGSTAQAGQQFVVADVQEDWTAIWFSGAKAWFHNPGGVNTRTSYGVKIIKPAGTIPVSLYGSSYPDKAEYPAGLGASTQGPLSMYAIPTGQAYVATREAAATDDYFPSSGAVVIGGKKMYTIQYNHRVALVYANDVTATTAVHHWENGGN, from the coding sequence ATGTTTCTTCCTCTGAGGAGCATCACCTTGCACAGAAGAAAGAGGGCCGTTGGCGTGCCCGTCGGTATCGCCGTGAGCGCGCTGGTCGCGGGCTCCTTGCTCACCCTGCCCGGCCACGCACTCGCCGACGACCCGAGCGCGACCGCGGACTCTCGCCAACAGGCGCTGCTGGCCGCTGCCGAGGAGTTCGACATCCCGTCGAGCGTGCTGCTCGCCCTCTCCCACCAGGAGTCGGCCTGGGAGGGTCACGGCGCCCTGCCGAGCACCGACGGCGGTTACGGACCGATGAACCTCACGGACGTCACCCCCACCATGCTGGCTGGCGGTGCCGCGGGCGCGGCGGGCCGCGCCGACCTCGACTCCCTCGCCGCGGACCCCGCCTTGCACACCCTGCGCCAGGCGGCCGAGCTGACCGGACTCTCCGTCAAGTCCCTGCGCGAGGACGACACCGCGAACATCCGCGGGGGTGCCGCCCTGCTCGCCTCGTACGAGAAGGAGTTGGTCGGGGCGACCCCCGTGGACCCCTCACAGTGGTACGGGGCAGTGGCCCGGTACAGCCAGGCCAAGCAGAAGCAGGCGGCTGCCTCCTTCGCCGACCGTGTCTTCCGCACGATCCGCAGCGGTGCCTCGGCGACAACCCAGGACGGCCAGCGCGTACGCCTGTCCGCCGTACCTTCCGTCGATCCCGCCCGAGAGCAGATCAACTCCCTGCGCCTGAAGACCTCGTCGACGGCGGCCGCCACCGAGTGCCCCACTACCGTCGACTGCACCTTCGTGGCCGGATCACCGGTCGGCCGCCAGGTCGCCGACCGGCCGACCAATGGCATCCGCATCGACACGATCGTCATCCACGACCTGGAGTCCACCTACGACGCCGGCGTGGCGGGCCTGGCCAACCCCACGAGCCCCGCCGCGACCCACTACGTGATGTCCTCTTCCGGCACGGTCACCCAGATGGTGCCCACCAAGGACATCGCCTTCCACGCGGGCAACTACTCGACCCATTTGCACTCGATCGGCATCGAGCACGAGGGGTACGCCGCGCACGGCGCCGCCTGGTACACGGAGGCGCAGTACCAGGCCACGGCGGACTTGGTGAAGTACCTGGCCGAACGCTTCGACATCCCGCTGGACCGGCAGCACATCGCCAGACATGACAACGTTGCCGGGCCCAACTCCGCTCTGGTCTCCGGTATGCACTGGGACCCGGGTTACGCCTGGGACTGGAATCACTTCATGAGCCTGCTCGACGCCCCGGTCAGCGGCGTGTCCGAGGTGCCGCAGCCCGGCTCCGTCGTGTCGATCAAGCCGTCGTTCGCGGACAACGTGCAGACCCTCCAGATCTGCCCCTCCGACGACCCGACCGGCCAGACGACCACCTGCATCGAGCAGCAGCACCCGACCAACTTCGTCAACCTGCACACCGCTCCGAGCGAAACAACCCCGCTTTTCGGCGATCAGTCGATCCACGGCACCGCGCCCGGCACCGACCGGGTGAACGACTGGGGCAGCACGGCTCAGGCAGGGCAGCAGTTCGTCGTCGCGGACGTCCAGGAGGACTGGACCGCGATCTGGTTCAGCGGTGCGAAGGCGTGGTTCCACAATCCTGGCGGCGTCAACACCCGTACCAGCTACGGTGTGAAGATCATCAAGCCCGCGGGCACCATTCCCGTGTCCCTCTACGGCTCCAGCTATCCCGACAAGGCCGAGTACCCGGCCGGCCTGGGCGCCTCCACACAGGGACCGTTGAGCATGTACGCCATTCCGACCGGACAGGCATATGTGGCTACGCGGGAAGCGGCCGCCACCGACGACTACTTCCCCTCCAGCGGAGCGGTGGTCATCGGAGGCAAGAAGATGTACACAATCCAGTACAACCACCGTGTCGCCCTCGTCTACGCGAACGACGTGACCGCAACCACGGCCGTCCACCACTGGGAGAACGGCGGCAACTGA
- a CDS encoding sigma factor yields the protein MDRVQDDETVPIAELLDERRRLLNVAYWMLGRSQDADDVVAEAYRRWYGLSDGHRIRIAEPRSWLVTTVGGICLERLAPTGRSHPGPVGAAPPQDLDEEVSQALLEALDTLSPAERAAFVLNDVFGMAPGTVAAIVGQTEQECDELAARARHSLGTRWAHPTTPQQHDRVVRAVRQACVAENPARLTSLLAPDATVFFDGGGKVRTLTRPVHGARRVTRSLLTLLAGRPGTTLHCQSVNARTGIVVRYGDEVAAVISLDVAGDRVVQIWAVLNPDKLRHWNRAATQEK from the coding sequence ATGGACCGGGTACAGGACGACGAGACGGTGCCGATCGCGGAGCTGCTCGACGAGCGACGCCGACTGCTCAACGTGGCCTACTGGATGCTGGGCCGGAGCCAGGACGCCGACGACGTCGTGGCGGAGGCCTACCGGCGCTGGTACGGCCTGTCCGACGGCCACAGGATCCGTATCGCCGAACCCCGGTCCTGGCTGGTGACGACCGTCGGCGGCATCTGTCTGGAGCGCTTGGCGCCGACCGGGCGGTCGCATCCGGGCCCGGTCGGCGCGGCGCCCCCTCAGGACCTGGACGAAGAGGTGAGCCAGGCCCTCCTCGAGGCGCTGGACACGCTGTCACCGGCCGAGCGGGCAGCATTCGTCCTCAACGACGTGTTCGGGATGGCTCCGGGGACGGTCGCCGCCATCGTCGGACAGACGGAACAGGAATGCGACGAACTCGCCGCCCGGGCCCGGCACAGCCTTGGGACCAGGTGGGCACACCCCACGACACCGCAGCAGCACGACCGTGTGGTGCGAGCGGTCCGACAGGCTTGCGTGGCAGAGAACCCCGCCCGCCTGACATCCCTCCTGGCACCGGACGCCACGGTGTTCTTCGACGGAGGTGGCAAGGTCAGAACCCTGACCCGGCCCGTCCACGGCGCACGGCGCGTCACCCGCAGCCTGCTGACCCTCCTAGCTGGCCGCCCCGGCACCACACTGCACTGCCAGTCCGTCAACGCCCGCACCGGAATAGTGGTGCGCTACGGCGACGAGGTCGCCGCGGTCATCAGCCTGGACGTCGCGGGCGACCGCGTCGTGCAGATCTGGGCGGTCCTCAACCCTGACAAGCTCCGCCACTGGAACCGGGCGGCCACGCAGGAGAAATGA
- a CDS encoding alpha/beta fold hydrolase: protein MPAILIHGVPDTHRVWNGVRRHLTRSDVEAWDLPGFGTPRPTGFGSGKEEYVDWLVERLERVGEPVDLVGHDWGCILTARAASLRPDLVRTWAGGNGPISSRYVWHPLAETWQDPVAGERFMAELDPESFAKDLVNGFDAPAEPVEEMVRHVDGTMKDSILRLYRSAVTMGTEWEPALSNVTAPALVFWGERDPACQIEFGDELGAALRATRVLHLDCNHWTVLERPAEVAAALEAHWAQGTGR, encoded by the coding sequence ATGCCCGCCATCCTCATCCACGGCGTTCCCGACACCCACCGCGTGTGGAACGGCGTACGCCGGCACCTGACCCGCTCCGACGTCGAGGCCTGGGACCTGCCCGGATTCGGCACCCCCCGCCCCACCGGCTTCGGATCCGGCAAGGAGGAGTACGTCGACTGGCTCGTCGAACGCCTCGAGCGCGTCGGCGAGCCCGTGGACCTGGTCGGTCACGACTGGGGCTGCATTCTCACCGCCCGCGCCGCCTCCCTCCGCCCCGACCTGGTGCGCACCTGGGCCGGTGGCAACGGACCCATCAGTTCCCGCTACGTCTGGCACCCGCTGGCCGAGACCTGGCAGGATCCCGTCGCCGGCGAGCGGTTCATGGCCGAACTGGACCCTGAGTCCTTCGCGAAGGACCTGGTGAACGGCTTCGACGCGCCCGCCGAACCGGTAGAGGAGATGGTCCGGCACGTCGACGGCACGATGAAGGACAGCATCCTGCGGCTGTACCGGTCCGCCGTGACCATGGGGACGGAGTGGGAACCGGCCCTGTCGAACGTCACCGCACCCGCGCTGGTGTTCTGGGGCGAGCGCGACCCGGCCTGCCAGATCGAGTTCGGCGACGAACTCGGCGCCGCCCTGCGCGCCACCCGCGTCCTCCATCTCGACTGCAACCACTGGACGGTGCTGGAGCGGCCCGCGGAGGTGGCCGCCGCCCTCGAGGCGCACTGGGCGCAAGGCACCGGACGCTAG
- a CDS encoding class I SAM-dependent methyltransferase: MYSHSSRSPAHPTSAPSGEAYAVSSEFYDVLQGEADAAHVRQLCGEAVGNARVGVLDLGTGTGRVTPLGLAGSDVSVHAVEPTRPCAPP; encoded by the coding sequence ATGTACTCGCATTCGTCCCGCTCGCCCGCGCATCCGACGAGCGCGCCCTCCGGAGAGGCCTACGCCGTCAGTTCCGAGTTCTACGACGTGCTGCAAGGCGAGGCCGATGCCGCGCACGTGCGGCAACTCTGCGGAGAAGCGGTGGGCAACGCGCGGGTCGGTGTGCTGGACCTCGGCACGGGCACCGGCCGTGTCACCCCGCTGGGCCTCGCAGGGTCCGACGTCAGCGTGCACGCCGTCGAACCCACGCGGCCATGCGCGCCACCCTGA
- a CDS encoding YceI family protein codes for MSTVVPYTALTGVYTIDLAHSTIGFSVRHAMIANVRGRFGAFEGLVKLDGYQLSRSEAYLSVQTGSIDTGSPHRDTHLAGPDFLDAATYPLMVFRSAGLADRGDGQFRLMGHLRIKDIELPLHIHLALNGATQDESRDHRVGFSGTALVRRSDWGLGGNTPDETGGVLISDKVRLNFDISAVRLSRSYAA; via the coding sequence ATGTCGACCGTCGTCCCGTACACAGCGCTGACAGGTGTCTACACCATCGACTTGGCACACAGCACCATCGGCTTCTCCGTCCGGCACGCCATGATCGCGAACGTGCGCGGGCGCTTCGGCGCGTTCGAGGGGCTGGTCAAGCTGGACGGGTACCAGCTCAGCCGGTCCGAGGCCTATTTGAGCGTCCAGACCGGCAGTATCGACACCGGCAGCCCTCACCGGGACACCCATCTCGCGGGTCCGGACTTCCTCGACGCCGCCACCTATCCTCTGATGGTCTTCCGCTCCGCCGGCCTCGCCGACCGCGGAGACGGCCAGTTCCGTCTGATGGGCCACCTCAGGATCAAGGACATCGAACTCCCTCTCCACATCCACCTCGCCCTCAACGGGGCCACGCAGGACGAGAGCCGAGACCACCGTGTCGGCTTCTCCGGCACCGCTCTGGTGCGCCGCTCCGACTGGGGGCTCGGCGGGAACACGCCCGACGAAACCGGCGGCGTCCTCATCAGCGACAAGGTCAGGCTCAACTTCGACATCTCCGCCGTCCGCCTCTCCCGCTCGTATGCCGCATGA